In Gossypium arboreum isolate Shixiya-1 chromosome 5, ASM2569848v2, whole genome shotgun sequence, a single genomic region encodes these proteins:
- the LOC108456888 gene encoding probable pectin methyltransferase QUA2 isoform X1, whose protein sequence is MVITIIYEEFLFFHELSRDWIDRKVVYSTLLLYRRQLVLRYLSISSSVLTSKKVIKMSRPLHRGVPAIRVTSSSNGLLDSQVKEQIEKEELDRNQSSHRFPFWSLFSDNSPLTKYDATDNGFASDPFIVGTPRSRHRLTILLLKSSLVVIVILALTGSFWWTLSISTSSRGHIFHSSRRLQEQLVSDLWDIGELSFGTSRMKEIEFCPGELENYIPCFNVSENLDSGFSDGNEYDRVCRQGSRQNCLVLPPMNYKIPLRWPTGRDIIWVANVKITGQEVFTSGSLTKRMMMLEEEQISFRSASLMFDGVEDYSHQIAEMIGLRNESNFIQAGIRTILDIGCGYGSFGAHLFSEQILTICIANYESSGSQVQLTLERGLPAMIGSFSSKQLPYPSLSFDLLHCARCGIDWDKNDGSFLIEVDRVLRPGGYFVWTSPLINVQSSLRNKEKQKRWNFVRDFAENLCWELMSQQDETVVWKKTSKKTCYNSRISGSGPSICSKVQDVEFPYYRPLQNCIGGMHSRRWVPIEERATWPSRSNLNPSELALYGLHLDELNEDTANYRIIVRNYWSLLSPLIFSDHPKRPGDEDPSPPYNMLRNVLDMNARYGGLNAALLEARKSVWVMNVVPTTGPKYLPLILDRGYFGVLHDWCEAFPTYPRTYDMVHAEGLLSLESSQHWRCTMLDIFTEIDRMLRPEGWIIIRDAALLIDSARVLTRRLKWEARVIEIESNNDERLLICQKPFFKRQPS, encoded by the exons ATGGTTATTACGATCATATATGAAGAGTTTTTATTTTTTCACGAGCTTAGTCGTGATTGGATCGATAGAAAAGTCGTTTACTCAACACTCTTACTGTATCGAAGGCAACTTGTATTACGTTATCTTTCAATTTCCAGCTCAGTTCTTACGAGCAAAAAG GTTATAAAAATGTCAAGGCCTCTGCACCGAGGTGTACCTGCAATACGGGTCACAAGCAGCAGCAATGGTCTTTTGGACTCCCAAGTGAAAGAACAAATAGAAAAGGAAGAATTGGATAGAAACCAATCTTCCCACAGGTTTCCTTTTTGGTCACTTTTTTCAGATAATTCTCCTCTTACTAAATACGATGCCACTGACAATGGTTTTGCATCTGATCCTTTCATTGTTGGAACCCCAAGAAGTCGCCATAGGTTAACAATTCTACTTTTGAAGTCAAGTTTAGTTGTGATTGTGATTCTTGCTCTTACTGGTTCATTTTGGTGGACACTTTCCATTTCCACATCATCCAGAGGTCATATATTTCATAGTTCTAGGAGACTCCAAGAGCAGCTTGTTTCTGATTTGTGGGATATAGGGGAGCTTTCTTTTGGTACTTCAAGGATGAAAGAAATAGAATTTTGTCCTGGAGAGTTGGAGAACTATATTCCCTGCTTTAATGTTTCGGAGAATCTCGATTCGGGTTTTTCGGATGGCAATGAGTATGATCGAGTATGCAGACAAGGGTCTAGACAAAATTGTCTAGTTCTTCCACCTATGAACTATAAAATTCCTCTTAGGTGGCCAACTGGGAGAGATATCATCTGGGTTGCAAATGTTAAAATCACTGGTCAAGAGGTGTTTACTTCAGGCAGTTTAACCAAGAG GATGATGATGTTGGAGGAAGAACAGATTTCCTTCCGTTCAGCATCACTCATGTTTGATGGTGTGGAAGACTATTCCCATCAGATTGCTGAGATGATTGGACTGAGAAATGAATCTAACTTCATACAAGCTGGG ATCCGGACCATCTTGGATATAGGATGTGGATATGGTAGCTTTGGAGCACATCTCTTTTCCGAACAGATCTTAACCATTTGCATTGCGAATTATGAGTCCTCGGGCAGTCAAGTCCAACTCACTCTCGAAAGGGGCCTTCCTGCAATGATTGGTTCTTTCAGTTCAAAACAGTTACCGTATCCATCTCTTTCTTTTGATTTGCTGCATTGTGCGCGCTGTGGTATTGACTGGGATAAAAATG ACGGTTCCTTCTTGATTGAAGTTGATAGAGTTCTAAGGCCGGGTGGGTACTTTGTGTGGACTTCACCTCTTATCAATGTTCAGAGTTCTCTTCGGAACAAAGAGAAACAGAAAAGGTGGAACTTTGTTCGTGATTTTGCAGAAAACCTATGCTGGGAATTGATGTCGCAACAAGATGAAACTGTTGTGTGGAAAAAGACCAGTAAAAAAACCTGTTATAACTCCCG GATCTCTGGTTCGGGTCCTTCTATCTGTAGCAAAGTACAAGATGTTGAATTTCCGTATTATCGACCCCTTCAGAACTGTATAGGCGGAATGCATAGCCGCCGATGGGTCCCTATTGAGGAGAGGGCAACTTGGCCTTCTAGATCCAACTTAAACCCAAGTGAACTAGCTTTATATG GTTTACATTTGGATGAACTCAATGAGGATACCGCAAACTATAGGATAATTGTTCGTAATTACTGGTCTCTTCTATCACCGCTAATATTCTCTGACCATCCGAAGAGACCTGGCGACGAGGATCCTTCTCCACCTTATAACATGCTCAGGAATGTGTTAGACATGAATGCTCGCTATGGTGGTTTAAATGCTGCATTACTGGAAGCGAGGAAGTCTgtttgggtaatgaatgtagtcCCAACAACTGGACCTAAGTACCTTCCCCTGATTCTTGACCGGGGCTATTTCGGTGTATTACATGATTG GTGTGAAGCATTTCCAACATATCCTAGAACTTACGATATGGTACATGCAGAAGGACTTCTATCTCTTGAGTCTAGTCAACATTGGAGGTGCACCATGCTTGATATATTCACTGAGATAGACCGGATGCTTCGTCCCGAG GGTTGGATAATAATCCGCGATGCGGCTCTGCTTATTGACTCAGCTAGAGTTCTAACTAGGCGGTTGAAATGGGAAGCCCGTGTCATAGAAATCGAAAGTAACAACGACGAGAGACTCCTTATCTGTCAGAAACCCTTTTTCAAGAGACAACCAAGCTAA
- the LOC108456888 gene encoding probable pectin methyltransferase QUA2 isoform X2, which translates to MVIKMSRPLHRGVPAIRVTSSSNGLLDSQVKEQIEKEELDRNQSSHRFPFWSLFSDNSPLTKYDATDNGFASDPFIVGTPRSRHRLTILLLKSSLVVIVILALTGSFWWTLSISTSSRGHIFHSSRRLQEQLVSDLWDIGELSFGTSRMKEIEFCPGELENYIPCFNVSENLDSGFSDGNEYDRVCRQGSRQNCLVLPPMNYKIPLRWPTGRDIIWVANVKITGQEVFTSGSLTKRMMMLEEEQISFRSASLMFDGVEDYSHQIAEMIGLRNESNFIQAGIRTILDIGCGYGSFGAHLFSEQILTICIANYESSGSQVQLTLERGLPAMIGSFSSKQLPYPSLSFDLLHCARCGIDWDKNDGSFLIEVDRVLRPGGYFVWTSPLINVQSSLRNKEKQKRWNFVRDFAENLCWELMSQQDETVVWKKTSKKTCYNSRISGSGPSICSKVQDVEFPYYRPLQNCIGGMHSRRWVPIEERATWPSRSNLNPSELALYGLHLDELNEDTANYRIIVRNYWSLLSPLIFSDHPKRPGDEDPSPPYNMLRNVLDMNARYGGLNAALLEARKSVWVMNVVPTTGPKYLPLILDRGYFGVLHDWCEAFPTYPRTYDMVHAEGLLSLESSQHWRCTMLDIFTEIDRMLRPEGWIIIRDAALLIDSARVLTRRLKWEARVIEIESNNDERLLICQKPFFKRQPS; encoded by the exons ATG GTTATAAAAATGTCAAGGCCTCTGCACCGAGGTGTACCTGCAATACGGGTCACAAGCAGCAGCAATGGTCTTTTGGACTCCCAAGTGAAAGAACAAATAGAAAAGGAAGAATTGGATAGAAACCAATCTTCCCACAGGTTTCCTTTTTGGTCACTTTTTTCAGATAATTCTCCTCTTACTAAATACGATGCCACTGACAATGGTTTTGCATCTGATCCTTTCATTGTTGGAACCCCAAGAAGTCGCCATAGGTTAACAATTCTACTTTTGAAGTCAAGTTTAGTTGTGATTGTGATTCTTGCTCTTACTGGTTCATTTTGGTGGACACTTTCCATTTCCACATCATCCAGAGGTCATATATTTCATAGTTCTAGGAGACTCCAAGAGCAGCTTGTTTCTGATTTGTGGGATATAGGGGAGCTTTCTTTTGGTACTTCAAGGATGAAAGAAATAGAATTTTGTCCTGGAGAGTTGGAGAACTATATTCCCTGCTTTAATGTTTCGGAGAATCTCGATTCGGGTTTTTCGGATGGCAATGAGTATGATCGAGTATGCAGACAAGGGTCTAGACAAAATTGTCTAGTTCTTCCACCTATGAACTATAAAATTCCTCTTAGGTGGCCAACTGGGAGAGATATCATCTGGGTTGCAAATGTTAAAATCACTGGTCAAGAGGTGTTTACTTCAGGCAGTTTAACCAAGAG GATGATGATGTTGGAGGAAGAACAGATTTCCTTCCGTTCAGCATCACTCATGTTTGATGGTGTGGAAGACTATTCCCATCAGATTGCTGAGATGATTGGACTGAGAAATGAATCTAACTTCATACAAGCTGGG ATCCGGACCATCTTGGATATAGGATGTGGATATGGTAGCTTTGGAGCACATCTCTTTTCCGAACAGATCTTAACCATTTGCATTGCGAATTATGAGTCCTCGGGCAGTCAAGTCCAACTCACTCTCGAAAGGGGCCTTCCTGCAATGATTGGTTCTTTCAGTTCAAAACAGTTACCGTATCCATCTCTTTCTTTTGATTTGCTGCATTGTGCGCGCTGTGGTATTGACTGGGATAAAAATG ACGGTTCCTTCTTGATTGAAGTTGATAGAGTTCTAAGGCCGGGTGGGTACTTTGTGTGGACTTCACCTCTTATCAATGTTCAGAGTTCTCTTCGGAACAAAGAGAAACAGAAAAGGTGGAACTTTGTTCGTGATTTTGCAGAAAACCTATGCTGGGAATTGATGTCGCAACAAGATGAAACTGTTGTGTGGAAAAAGACCAGTAAAAAAACCTGTTATAACTCCCG GATCTCTGGTTCGGGTCCTTCTATCTGTAGCAAAGTACAAGATGTTGAATTTCCGTATTATCGACCCCTTCAGAACTGTATAGGCGGAATGCATAGCCGCCGATGGGTCCCTATTGAGGAGAGGGCAACTTGGCCTTCTAGATCCAACTTAAACCCAAGTGAACTAGCTTTATATG GTTTACATTTGGATGAACTCAATGAGGATACCGCAAACTATAGGATAATTGTTCGTAATTACTGGTCTCTTCTATCACCGCTAATATTCTCTGACCATCCGAAGAGACCTGGCGACGAGGATCCTTCTCCACCTTATAACATGCTCAGGAATGTGTTAGACATGAATGCTCGCTATGGTGGTTTAAATGCTGCATTACTGGAAGCGAGGAAGTCTgtttgggtaatgaatgtagtcCCAACAACTGGACCTAAGTACCTTCCCCTGATTCTTGACCGGGGCTATTTCGGTGTATTACATGATTG GTGTGAAGCATTTCCAACATATCCTAGAACTTACGATATGGTACATGCAGAAGGACTTCTATCTCTTGAGTCTAGTCAACATTGGAGGTGCACCATGCTTGATATATTCACTGAGATAGACCGGATGCTTCGTCCCGAG GGTTGGATAATAATCCGCGATGCGGCTCTGCTTATTGACTCAGCTAGAGTTCTAACTAGGCGGTTGAAATGGGAAGCCCGTGTCATAGAAATCGAAAGTAACAACGACGAGAGACTCCTTATCTGTCAGAAACCCTTTTTCAAGAGACAACCAAGCTAA
- the LOC108456888 gene encoding probable pectin methyltransferase QUA2 isoform X3, with protein MSRPLHRGVPAIRVTSSSNGLLDSQVKEQIEKEELDRNQSSHRFPFWSLFSDNSPLTKYDATDNGFASDPFIVGTPRSRHRLTILLLKSSLVVIVILALTGSFWWTLSISTSSRGHIFHSSRRLQEQLVSDLWDIGELSFGTSRMKEIEFCPGELENYIPCFNVSENLDSGFSDGNEYDRVCRQGSRQNCLVLPPMNYKIPLRWPTGRDIIWVANVKITGQEVFTSGSLTKRMMMLEEEQISFRSASLMFDGVEDYSHQIAEMIGLRNESNFIQAGIRTILDIGCGYGSFGAHLFSEQILTICIANYESSGSQVQLTLERGLPAMIGSFSSKQLPYPSLSFDLLHCARCGIDWDKNDGSFLIEVDRVLRPGGYFVWTSPLINVQSSLRNKEKQKRWNFVRDFAENLCWELMSQQDETVVWKKTSKKTCYNSRISGSGPSICSKVQDVEFPYYRPLQNCIGGMHSRRWVPIEERATWPSRSNLNPSELALYGLHLDELNEDTANYRIIVRNYWSLLSPLIFSDHPKRPGDEDPSPPYNMLRNVLDMNARYGGLNAALLEARKSVWVMNVVPTTGPKYLPLILDRGYFGVLHDWCEAFPTYPRTYDMVHAEGLLSLESSQHWRCTMLDIFTEIDRMLRPEGWIIIRDAALLIDSARVLTRRLKWEARVIEIESNNDERLLICQKPFFKRQPS; from the exons ATGTCAAGGCCTCTGCACCGAGGTGTACCTGCAATACGGGTCACAAGCAGCAGCAATGGTCTTTTGGACTCCCAAGTGAAAGAACAAATAGAAAAGGAAGAATTGGATAGAAACCAATCTTCCCACAGGTTTCCTTTTTGGTCACTTTTTTCAGATAATTCTCCTCTTACTAAATACGATGCCACTGACAATGGTTTTGCATCTGATCCTTTCATTGTTGGAACCCCAAGAAGTCGCCATAGGTTAACAATTCTACTTTTGAAGTCAAGTTTAGTTGTGATTGTGATTCTTGCTCTTACTGGTTCATTTTGGTGGACACTTTCCATTTCCACATCATCCAGAGGTCATATATTTCATAGTTCTAGGAGACTCCAAGAGCAGCTTGTTTCTGATTTGTGGGATATAGGGGAGCTTTCTTTTGGTACTTCAAGGATGAAAGAAATAGAATTTTGTCCTGGAGAGTTGGAGAACTATATTCCCTGCTTTAATGTTTCGGAGAATCTCGATTCGGGTTTTTCGGATGGCAATGAGTATGATCGAGTATGCAGACAAGGGTCTAGACAAAATTGTCTAGTTCTTCCACCTATGAACTATAAAATTCCTCTTAGGTGGCCAACTGGGAGAGATATCATCTGGGTTGCAAATGTTAAAATCACTGGTCAAGAGGTGTTTACTTCAGGCAGTTTAACCAAGAG GATGATGATGTTGGAGGAAGAACAGATTTCCTTCCGTTCAGCATCACTCATGTTTGATGGTGTGGAAGACTATTCCCATCAGATTGCTGAGATGATTGGACTGAGAAATGAATCTAACTTCATACAAGCTGGG ATCCGGACCATCTTGGATATAGGATGTGGATATGGTAGCTTTGGAGCACATCTCTTTTCCGAACAGATCTTAACCATTTGCATTGCGAATTATGAGTCCTCGGGCAGTCAAGTCCAACTCACTCTCGAAAGGGGCCTTCCTGCAATGATTGGTTCTTTCAGTTCAAAACAGTTACCGTATCCATCTCTTTCTTTTGATTTGCTGCATTGTGCGCGCTGTGGTATTGACTGGGATAAAAATG ACGGTTCCTTCTTGATTGAAGTTGATAGAGTTCTAAGGCCGGGTGGGTACTTTGTGTGGACTTCACCTCTTATCAATGTTCAGAGTTCTCTTCGGAACAAAGAGAAACAGAAAAGGTGGAACTTTGTTCGTGATTTTGCAGAAAACCTATGCTGGGAATTGATGTCGCAACAAGATGAAACTGTTGTGTGGAAAAAGACCAGTAAAAAAACCTGTTATAACTCCCG GATCTCTGGTTCGGGTCCTTCTATCTGTAGCAAAGTACAAGATGTTGAATTTCCGTATTATCGACCCCTTCAGAACTGTATAGGCGGAATGCATAGCCGCCGATGGGTCCCTATTGAGGAGAGGGCAACTTGGCCTTCTAGATCCAACTTAAACCCAAGTGAACTAGCTTTATATG GTTTACATTTGGATGAACTCAATGAGGATACCGCAAACTATAGGATAATTGTTCGTAATTACTGGTCTCTTCTATCACCGCTAATATTCTCTGACCATCCGAAGAGACCTGGCGACGAGGATCCTTCTCCACCTTATAACATGCTCAGGAATGTGTTAGACATGAATGCTCGCTATGGTGGTTTAAATGCTGCATTACTGGAAGCGAGGAAGTCTgtttgggtaatgaatgtagtcCCAACAACTGGACCTAAGTACCTTCCCCTGATTCTTGACCGGGGCTATTTCGGTGTATTACATGATTG GTGTGAAGCATTTCCAACATATCCTAGAACTTACGATATGGTACATGCAGAAGGACTTCTATCTCTTGAGTCTAGTCAACATTGGAGGTGCACCATGCTTGATATATTCACTGAGATAGACCGGATGCTTCGTCCCGAG GGTTGGATAATAATCCGCGATGCGGCTCTGCTTATTGACTCAGCTAGAGTTCTAACTAGGCGGTTGAAATGGGAAGCCCGTGTCATAGAAATCGAAAGTAACAACGACGAGAGACTCCTTATCTGTCAGAAACCCTTTTTCAAGAGACAACCAAGCTAA
- the LOC108457836 gene encoding cryptochrome-1-like isoform X1: MSSIVWFRRDLRVEDNPALLAGVRAGPVFAVFIWAPEEEGHYQPGRVSRWWLKHSLALLDSSLRSLGTCLITKRSTDSVSSLLQIVKSTGATQLFFNHLYDPISLVRDHRAKEVLTAHGVAVRSFNADLLYEPWDVNDDNGRPFTTFNAFWEKCLNMPFDPEAPLLPPKRITSGDVLTCTTDVLVFEDELEKGSNALLARAWSPGWSNADKALTTFINGPLIEYSKNRRKADSATTSFLSPHLHFGEVSVRKVFHLVRMKQVLWANEGNKAGEESVNLFLKSIGLREYSRYLSFNHPYSHERPLLGHLKFFPWVVNEGYFKAWRQGRTGYPLVDAGMRELWATGWLHDRIRVVVSSFFVKVLQLPWRWGMKYFWDTLLDADLESDALGWQYISGTLPDGREFDRIDNPQFEGYKFDPNGEYVRRWLPELARLPTDWIHHPWNAPESVLQAAGIELGSNYPLPIVGIDAAKSRLQEALSEMWQLEASSRAAIENGTEEGLGDSSESVPFAFPQDIQMEENIEPARNNAPATTRRYEDQMVPSITSSLLRGEHEESSLYLRSSAEDSRAEVPGTVNINREQRRDILNQAIPETARNLQLNFPIGLRNAEDSTAESSSSSRRERDGGVVPVWSPPSSSYPEQFISEESGIGASSSFLQGHPQSHQIINWRRLSQTG, from the exons ATGTCTAGCATAGTTTGGTTTAGAAGGGATCTTAGAGTTGAAGATAATCCAGCACTCTTAGCTGGAGTTAGGGCAGGCCCTGTTTTTGCAGTTTTCATATGGGCACCTGAAGAAGAAGGCCATTATCAACCTGGAAGGGTTTCAAGATGGTGGCTTAAACATAGTTTGGCTCTTCTTGATTCTTCTTTGAGGAGCCTGGGAACTTGTCTCATCACAAAGAGATCAACTGATAGTGTTTCATCTCTTCTCCAGATTGTTAAATCCACTGGTGCCACTCAGCTCTTCTTCAATCACTTGTATG ATCCTATATCTCTGGTTAGGGATCATCGAGCAAAGGAAGTATTGACGGCCCATGGTGTAGCAGTTCGATCGTTCAATGCAGATTTGCTTTATGAACCTTGGGATGTAAATGATGATAATGGCCGCCCTTTCACTACTTTTAATGCTTTCTGGGAAAAATGCCTTAACATGCCATTTGACCCTGAGGCTCCTCTTCTTCCACCTAAAAGAATAACTTCAG GTGATGTGTTAACTTGCACTACGGATGTGTTGGTGTTCGAAGATGAATTGGAGAAGGGAAGCAATGCGCTTTTAGCTCGAGCATGGTCACCAGGGTGGAGCAATGCGGATAAAGCTTTGACAACGTTCATTAATGGACCTTTAATTGAGTACTCGAAGAACAGAAGAAAAGCTGATAGTGCAACAACTTCATTTCTTTCCCCCCATTTGCATTTTGGGGAGGTTAGTGTCCGAAAAGTCTTTCATCTCGTCCGAATGAAGCAGGTTTTATGGGCTAATGAAGGGAACAAAGCTGGTGAAGAGAGTGTAAACTTGTTTCTGAAGTCGATTGGCTTGAGGGAATACTCAAGATACTTGAGTTTTAACCATCCTTACAGCCATGAAAGGCCTCTTCTCGGACATCTTAAGTTTTTCCCTTGGGTTGTCAATGAGGGTTATTTCAAGGCATGGAGACAAGGAAGAACAGGTTATCCATTGGTGGATGCTGGCATGAGAGAGTTATGGGCCACTGGTTGGCTGCATGATCGTATTCGAGTTGTTGTATCGAGTTTTTTTGTCAAAGTTTTGCAGCTCCCATGGAGATGGGGTATGAAGTATTTCTGGGATACTCTCTTGGATGCAGATTTAGAAAGCGATGCTCTCGGTTGGCAGTATATATCCGGTACTCTCCCGGATGGTCGTGAGTTCGACCGCATCGATAATCCGCAG TTTGAAGGTTACAAATTCGATCCGAATGGAGAATATGTCCGTCGGTGGCTTCCAGAACTTGCAAGACTACCAACTGATTGGATTCACCATCCATGGAATGCTCCTGAATCTGTACTCCAAGCTGCTGGCATCGAGCTCGGGTCAAATTACCCTCTGCCTATTGTAGGAATAGATGCTGCAAAATCCAGGTTGCAAGAAGCACTTTCAGAGATGTGGCAACTAGAAGCATCTTCAAGAGCTGCAATCGAGAATGGAACTGAGGAAGGCCTCGGAGACTCTTCCGAGTCAGTGCCATTTGCATTTCCGCAAGACATACAAATGGAGGAAAACATTGAACCAGCTAGGAACAATGCTCCAGCTACAACACGGAGATATGAGGATCAGATGGTTCCTAGCATCACTTCTTCCTTGTTGAGAGGTGAACATGAAGAGTCTTCTTTGTATCTTAGATCTTCAGCAGAAGATAGCAGAGCAGAAGTTCCAGGAACTGTAAATATAAATCGAGAACAACGGAGAGACATTTTAAACCAAGCGATTCCAGAAACAGCACGCAACCTGCAACTTAACTTCCCGATCGGGTTGAGAAATGCTGAGGATTCCACAGCAGAATCATCTAGTAGTAGTAGGAGAGAAAGGGATGGCGGAGTTGTTCCAGTTTGGTCCCCGCCATCTTCGAGTTACCCCGAGCAATTTATAAGTGAGGAAAGTGGTATCGGTGCAAGCTCATCTTTTCTTCAAGGGCATCCACAGTCCCACCAAATCATAAATTGGAGGCGATTATCTCAAACCGG GTAA
- the LOC108457836 gene encoding cryptochrome-1-like isoform X2: MSSIVWFRRDLRVEDNPALLAGVRAGPVFAVFIWAPEEEGHYQPGRVSRWWLKHSLALLDSSLRSLGTCLITKRSTDSVSSLLQIVKSTGATQLFFNHLYDPISLVRDHRAKEVLTAHGVAVRSFNADLLYEPWDVNDDNGRPFTTFNAFWEKCLNMPFDPEAPLLPPKRITSGDVLTCTTDVLVFEDELEKGSNALLARAWSPGWSNADKALTTFINGPLIEYSKNRRKADSATTSFLSPHLHFGEVSVRKVFHLVRMKQVLWANEGNKAGEESVNLFLKSIGLREYSRYLSFNHPYSHERPLLGHLKFFPWVVNEGYFKAWRQGRTGYPLVDAGMRELWATGWLHDRIRVVVSSFFVKVLQLPWRWGMKYFWDTLLDADLESDALGWQYISGTLPDGREFDRIDNPQFEGYKFDPNGEYVRRWLPELARLPTDWIHHPWNAPESVLQAAGIELGSNYPLPIVGIDAAKSRLQEALSEMWQLEASSRAAIENGTEEGLGDSSESVPFAFPQDIQMEENIEPARNNAPATTRRYEDQMVPSITSSLLRGEHEESSLYLRSSAEDSRAEVPGTVNINREQRRDILNQAIPETARNLQLNFPIGLRNAEDSTAESSSSSRRERDGGVVPVWSPPSSSYPEQFISEESGIGASSSFLQGHPQSHQIINWRRLSQTG; this comes from the exons ATGTCTAGCATAGTTTGGTTTAGAAGGGATCTTAGAGTTGAAGATAATCCAGCACTCTTAGCTGGAGTTAGGGCAGGCCCTGTTTTTGCAGTTTTCATATGGGCACCTGAAGAAGAAGGCCATTATCAACCTGGAAGGGTTTCAAGATGGTGGCTTAAACATAGTTTGGCTCTTCTTGATTCTTCTTTGAGGAGCCTGGGAACTTGTCTCATCACAAAGAGATCAACTGATAGTGTTTCATCTCTTCTCCAGATTGTTAAATCCACTGGTGCCACTCAGCTCTTCTTCAATCACTTGTATG ATCCTATATCTCTGGTTAGGGATCATCGAGCAAAGGAAGTATTGACGGCCCATGGTGTAGCAGTTCGATCGTTCAATGCAGATTTGCTTTATGAACCTTGGGATGTAAATGATGATAATGGCCGCCCTTTCACTACTTTTAATGCTTTCTGGGAAAAATGCCTTAACATGCCATTTGACCCTGAGGCTCCTCTTCTTCCACCTAAAAGAATAACTTCAG GTGATGTGTTAACTTGCACTACGGATGTGTTGGTGTTCGAAGATGAATTGGAGAAGGGAAGCAATGCGCTTTTAGCTCGAGCATGGTCACCAGGGTGGAGCAATGCGGATAAAGCTTTGACAACGTTCATTAATGGACCTTTAATTGAGTACTCGAAGAACAGAAGAAAAGCTGATAGTGCAACAACTTCATTTCTTTCCCCCCATTTGCATTTTGGGGAGGTTAGTGTCCGAAAAGTCTTTCATCTCGTCCGAATGAAGCAGGTTTTATGGGCTAATGAAGGGAACAAAGCTGGTGAAGAGAGTGTAAACTTGTTTCTGAAGTCGATTGGCTTGAGGGAATACTCAAGATACTTGAGTTTTAACCATCCTTACAGCCATGAAAGGCCTCTTCTCGGACATCTTAAGTTTTTCCCTTGGGTTGTCAATGAGGGTTATTTCAAGGCATGGAGACAAGGAAGAACAGGTTATCCATTGGTGGATGCTGGCATGAGAGAGTTATGGGCCACTGGTTGGCTGCATGATCGTATTCGAGTTGTTGTATCGAGTTTTTTTGTCAAAGTTTTGCAGCTCCCATGGAGATGGGGTATGAAGTATTTCTGGGATACTCTCTTGGATGCAGATTTAGAAAGCGATGCTCTCGGTTGGCAGTATATATCCGGTACTCTCCCGGATGGTCGTGAGTTCGACCGCATCGATAATCCGCAG TTTGAAGGTTACAAATTCGATCCGAATGGAGAATATGTCCGTCGGTGGCTTCCAGAACTTGCAAGACTACCAACTGATTGGATTCACCATCCATGGAATGCTCCTGAATCTGTACTCCAAGCTGCTGGCATCGAGCTCGGGTCAAATTACCCTCTGCCTATTGTAGGAATAGATGCTGCAAAATCCAGGTTGCAAGAAGCACTTTCAGAGATGTGGCAACTAGAAGCATCTTCAAGAGCTGCAATCGAGAATGGAACTGAGGAAGGCCTCGGAGACTCTTCCGAGTCAGTGCCATTTGCATTTCCGCAAGACATACAAATGGAGGAAAACATTGAACCAGCTAGGAACAATGCTCCAGCTACAACACGGAGATATGAGGATCAGATGGTTCCTAGCATCACTTCTTCCTTGTTGAGAGGTGAACATGAAGAGTCTTCTTTGTATCTTAGATCTTCAGCAGAAGATAGCAGAGCAGAAGTTCCAGGAACTGTAAATATAAATCGAGAACAACGGAGAGACATTTTAAACCAAGCGATTCCAGAAACAGCACGCAACCTGCAACTTAACTTCCCGATCGGGTTGAGAAATGCTGAGGATTCCACAGCAGAATCATCTAGTAGTAGTAGGAGAGAAAGGGATGGCGGAGTTGTTCCAGTTTGGTCCCCGCCATCTTCGAGTTACCCCGAGCAATTTATAAGTGAGGAAAGTGGTATCGGTGCAAGCTCATCTTTTCTTCAAGGGCATCCACAGTCCCACCAAATCATAAATTGGAGGCGATTATCTCAAACCGGGTAA